The genomic interval GAGCTCCGCGCCCGAGCCGCGCATGTCGATCAAACGCTTGCGGAGCCCCATGTCGCTCGCGCTCGCCAGGAGCACGCCCTCGGCCGGCGCGCCGTCGCGCCCCGCGCGCCCCACCTCCTGGTAGTAGGCTTCGATCGATCCCGGCGCCTGCAGGTGCACCACCACGCGGATGTCGGCGCGGTCGATGCCCATGCCGAACGCGTTGGTGGCGGCCACCACGTGCAGCGCGCCGCTCGCGAAGCGGGCGTTCACGTCCGCGCGCTCCTCGGGGCCCATGCCCGCGTGATAGACCCCGGCGCGGAAGCCCGCCTCGGTCAGCGTCTCCCCCATCGCCTCCGCGTTCTTGCGCGTGGCCGCGTACACGATGGCGCCACCCGCCGGCGCGCTCGTGCTCCCGAGCACCTCGCGCAGGATGGACACCGTCGCCCGCCGGCGCGCCTTCTGCCCGTCGATCTCCTCGCAGGACAGGTGCAGGTTGGGGCGCGCGAAGCCGCGCAGCACCACGCGTGTGTCCCGCTCATCGAGCACCAGGCGCGCCAGGATCTCGTCGCGCACCGCAGGCGTGGCGGTGGCCGTGCAGGCCAGGACGTGAGGTGGATCCAACACGCGCAGCACCTCGCCCAGACGCAGGTACTCGGGGCGGAAGTCGTGCCCCCACTGTGCGATGCAGTGCGCCTCGTCGATGGCCACGAACGGCGGACGCAGCGCGCGCACCATCTCGAGCGTGTAGCGGTTGCTGAGGCGCTCGGGGGCCACGTACACCAAGTCGTACTCTCCGCGCCCCACGGCGGCCTCGCGCTCCTTCAGCTCTTCGAACGGCAGCGTGGACGCCAGGAAGGTGGCCCGTACGCCGCGCGCCCGCAGCGCCCGCACCTGATCCTCCATCAGCGCGATCAGCGGGGACACGACCAGCGTGGTCCCCTCGAGCTCCGTCGCGGGGTACTGGTAGCACAGCGACTTGCCGCCGCCGGTGGGCGCCACCACCAGCACCCTGCGCGGCCCGCTCAGCAGCGCGTCGATGGCCTCGCGCTGCCACGCGTGGAAGCTGGGCAGGCCGAAGCGTTGCTGCAGCCGCTGGTCGCTGGCGGACATGGACTCCGTTCCTACCGCGACCGCGCTCACGCGCCAACCACGGGAGCGGTTCCAGCGGCCCGGCGACGACGCACGAGCATGACCAGCGCGAGCAGCGTGGACACCCACGCGGGCCAGTCGCCGAGCGTCTCGTACAGCGTGGGCTGGTCCATGCGCGGCACCGTCGCGTGCAGCTGCTCGCCCGTGAACAGCCCCCCCGACGTGATGATGCGCCCGACGGGGTCGATGAACGCGCTCACGCCGCTGTTGGTGGAGCGCACCAGCGCGCGGTGGTGCTCGACGGCGCGAAAGCGCGCCATGGCCAGGTGGATGTGCGGCTCCTGGCTCATGCCGAACCACGCGTCGTTGGTGATGTTGACGAGCAGGTGCGGCTGCGCCTCGGACACGGCGTAGCGCGTGAAGCCGGGCAGCACGTCCTCGTAACAGATCAGCGCCGTGATGCGCGTGTCCGACGACTCCCCGGGCAGCACCAGCGGCCGCACGTGCGTCCCCGGCGTGAGGTTGCCCGTGCGCGGCGACAGCTCGTACAGCTGCGGGAACACGTCGCCCAGCGGCAGGTACTCGCCGAACGCCAGCAGGTACGTCTTGTCGTACGTCCCCAGCGTGCGCGCCTCGGCGTCGATCAGGTAGGCGGTGTTGAAGTATTGGCGCTCACCGCTCTCGTCGTACTCGCGCCGCAGCCCCCCGAAGAGCAGCGGCGTGGTGATGTCGCGGAGCACGCGACCGAGGTCGGCGTTCGCAGGCAGCGTCCAGAGGTACGCAGACTCGGGCCACACGATCAGGTCCAGCGGGTCACCGAGGGCGCGCTGGGCGCTCTCGAGCGCGCGCGACCCCTCGAGGTGCAGGCGATGACCCCGCGCCGGATAGAGGTGCTTCTCGAACACGCCCATCGCGGCCTGCACGATGCCCACGTGCAGCGTCTCCGCGCGGGCTGCGCGCGCGTCCACCTCGTGTACTCGGTAGGCCCCA from Sandaracinaceae bacterium carries:
- a CDS encoding ATP-dependent DNA helicase RecQ, yielding MSASDQRLQQRFGLPSFHAWQREAIDALLSGPRRVLVVAPTGGGKSLCYQYPATELEGTTLVVSPLIALMEDQVRALRARGVRATFLASTLPFEELKEREAAVGRGEYDLVYVAPERLSNRYTLEMVRALRPPFVAIDEAHCIAQWGHDFRPEYLRLGEVLRVLDPPHVLACTATATPAVRDEILARLVLDERDTRVVLRGFARPNLHLSCEEIDGQKARRRATVSILREVLGSTSAPAGGAIVYAATRKNAEAMGETLTEAGFRAGVYHAGMGPEERADVNARFASGALHVVAATNAFGMGIDRADIRVVVHLQAPGSIEAYYQEVGRAGRDGAPAEGVLLASASDMGLRKRLIDMRGSGAELAARQWGLFLDLMRYVEAGSCRHDFILRYFGDDQETLGGCGHCDVCSALEAREGVASGQSVEDLEGARLKVRQALSGVARARGSVGLRAVAEMLAGKSSVKSKRWGFESLSTFGLFRDEGLEWTIALLRRLVTAALVDLTSDEYPLLVLTPRGVSVMKGELPADVLLPSASAGRHTSRKRGGRDGAPASKASSAVDLDALDDTSRELFMALREERTALARERSVPPYVICHDRTLLGLAVQRPTTDGGLAGVHGMGPARIEAYGARLIAVIERSVGLS
- the lnt gene encoding apolipoprotein N-acyltransferase → MTDPTTSSDEGAPPTREGAAAPPETPTSRGYVPFALAALSGTLHFLSFCGFGIWPLAFVCFLPLFFALSHPSVRTARRAAAVGFTHGFVAYAGGYHWMAKMLEVFSGFNLGIASLLASFFWAYLGLLQLVLALGLWRAKRNGYPIAWAAVAFILALEQWFPTLFPSHFGYAFFDQTWLMQAADLGGPGLVGALALLVQAALFPLVRARVERAPVPRAALGPLLASVGLVGLSAAYGAYRVHEVDARAARAETLHVGIVQAAMGVFEKHLYPARGHRLHLEGSRALESAQRALGDPLDLIVWPESAYLWTLPANADLGRVLRDITTPLLFGGLRREYDESGERQYFNTAYLIDAEARTLGTYDKTYLLAFGEYLPLGDVFPQLYELSPRTGNLTPGTHVRPLVLPGESSDTRITALICYEDVLPGFTRYAVSEAQPHLLVNITNDAWFGMSQEPHIHLAMARFRAVEHHRALVRSTNSGVSAFIDPVGRIITSGGLFTGEQLHATVPRMDQPTLYETLGDWPAWVSTLLALVMLVRRRRAAGTAPVVGA